One [Clostridium] saccharolyticum WM1 DNA segment encodes these proteins:
- a CDS encoding ABC transporter permease: protein MVKKGRKLDFWFWVKVVVVGFMLLFLIYPFCTLITRSFFSGKVEGFTLENYIRFFTKKYYYSSLGRSLFVSIVTTATTLAVGVPMAYLMSRYNVFGKRFIHIFIIMSLMSPPFIGAYSWIMLFGRAGFVTRFFEGIGIHLPGIYGKLGIILVFTFKLFPYVYLYTSGAMGSIDSSLEEAAENLGSNKLRRLMTITIPVILPSIAAGAIMVFMTSLADFGTPMLIGEGYMVLPVLVYNEYMSEIGGNAHLASALSVIVVLCSTTVLLLQKYFVTRKNYVMTAMRPPKEEQLHGLKRFLVTLPVMLVTFIGILPQIVVVVSSFVKNDFTGFKKGFSIESYVTIFNRLWTNIRNTFLFSASAIVFIIVLGMLISYIVVRQKGIAGQLMDLLIMFPFVIPGAVLGISLIVAFNKRPLILTGTAVIMIIAFVVRKLPYTVRSGSAFLQQMDPSVEEASISLGVSPMKTFAKVTARLMAPGILSGAILSWITCINELSSSVMLYGGKTSTISVAIYTEVVRNSYGTAAALASILTVSTVISLLIFLKVSKGRVSVV from the coding sequence ATGGTAAAGAAAGGAAGGAAGCTGGACTTCTGGTTCTGGGTAAAAGTGGTGGTAGTTGGTTTTATGCTGCTGTTTTTGATTTATCCATTCTGCACCCTGATCACCCGAAGTTTTTTTTCCGGCAAGGTGGAAGGCTTCACTCTTGAGAACTACATCCGGTTCTTTACAAAGAAGTATTATTATTCCTCTCTTGGGCGAAGCCTGTTCGTCTCCATTGTCACCACGGCTACGACACTGGCCGTAGGGGTGCCCATGGCCTATCTCATGTCCAGATACAACGTTTTTGGAAAGCGTTTTATTCACATATTTATCATAATGAGCCTTATGAGTCCGCCCTTTATCGGCGCTTACAGCTGGATCATGCTGTTCGGGCGTGCAGGCTTTGTGACACGGTTTTTTGAAGGAATCGGAATCCATCTTCCCGGCATTTATGGAAAGCTGGGCATTATTCTTGTTTTCACGTTTAAACTGTTTCCTTATGTGTACTTATATACGTCAGGAGCAATGGGCAGCATTGACTCAAGCCTTGAGGAAGCAGCAGAGAATCTGGGAAGCAACAAGCTGCGCAGGCTTATGACCATTACCATACCGGTCATTCTGCCTTCCATTGCTGCCGGAGCCATTATGGTATTCATGACCAGCCTTGCGGACTTTGGTACTCCCATGCTTATCGGTGAAGGCTACATGGTTCTTCCTGTGCTGGTATACAACGAATATATGAGCGAGATCGGCGGAAATGCTCATTTAGCCAGTGCCTTATCCGTGATTGTGGTGCTCTGTTCCACTACGGTGCTTTTGCTTCAAAAATATTTTGTAACCAGAAAAAATTATGTCATGACAGCCATGAGACCGCCGAAGGAAGAACAGCTTCACGGTTTAAAACGGTTTCTGGTAACATTGCCCGTTATGCTGGTAACCTTTATCGGCATTCTTCCCCAGATCGTAGTGGTGGTCAGCAGCTTTGTAAAAAACGATTTTACAGGCTTTAAGAAGGGCTTCAGCATAGAAAGCTATGTGACGATTTTTAACAGGCTTTGGACCAATATCCGGAATACGTTTTTGTTTTCTGCATCAGCCATTGTGTTTATAATCGTGCTGGGCATGCTGATATCCTACATCGTGGTGCGGCAGAAAGGAATTGCAGGACAGCTGATGGATCTACTTATTATGTTTCCCTTTGTTATTCCGGGCGCCGTACTGGGCATCAGCCTGATCGTGGCATTTAATAAGCGGCCATTGATCCTTACAGGAACGGCTGTTATTATGATTATAGCATTTGTAGTAAGGAAGCTGCCCTATACGGTGCGGTCGGGAAGCGCATTTCTGCAGCAGATGGATCCCAGCGTGGAGGAGGCCTCCATCAGCCTGGGCGTGTCCCCTATGAAAACCTTTGCCAAGGTTACTGCAAGGCTCATGGCCCCTGGCATCCTGTCAGGAGCAATATTAAGCTGGATCACCTGCATCAATGAGCTGTCCTCCAGTGTTATGCTTTACGGCGGCAAAACAAGTACCATATCCGTGGCCATCTATACGGAGGTTGTCCGAAACAGCTATGGTACTGCAGCGGCACTGGCCTCTATACTGACCGTCAGTACGGTTATATCCCTTCTTATTTTCTTAAAAGTAAGCAAGGGGAGAGTTTCAGTTGTATAA
- a CDS encoding ABC transporter ATP-binding protein has translation MSHAVIIQQAVKKYGDFTALNGVDLEMKPGEFFTLLGPSGCGKTTLLRMIAGFNSVDGGEICFDDKVINNMEAHKRDIGMVFQNYAIFPHLTVAENVAYGLKAKKYPKDQIGRKVEEALDLVQIKNLKDRKPNELSGGQQQRVALARAFVIEPGVLLMDEPLSNLDAKLRVQMRTVIKKLQRRLGITTIYVTHDQEEALAISDRIAVMKEGNIMQVGSPEEIYKKPGNTFVAGFIGVSNFIDCEVDGSNPDKAVLNIKEECSLSCRLKSAYKGKGIISARPEQLFFDDKEGLPGRIVISTFLGDFIEYEIQLNNGQTIQLNEYTKDAGNLRPDGQEVRVNFDIRAVGVYDAQTQEVISW, from the coding sequence ATGAGCCATGCAGTAATTATTCAACAGGCCGTGAAAAAGTACGGTGATTTTACAGCGCTAAATGGGGTGGATCTGGAGATGAAGCCGGGAGAATTTTTCACATTGCTTGGCCCATCCGGATGTGGTAAGACGACTCTGCTGCGTATGATCGCAGGCTTCAATTCGGTGGATGGCGGGGAGATCTGCTTTGATGACAAGGTAATCAATAACATGGAGGCCCACAAGAGGGATATCGGCATGGTATTCCAGAATTACGCCATCTTTCCCCATCTGACCGTGGCAGAGAATGTAGCCTACGGACTGAAAGCTAAAAAATATCCCAAGGACCAGATCGGCCGTAAGGTGGAGGAGGCTCTGGACCTGGTGCAGATCAAAAACCTAAAGGACAGAAAGCCCAATGAGCTGTCCGGCGGCCAGCAGCAGCGGGTGGCTCTGGCAAGGGCTTTTGTCATTGAGCCGGGCGTACTTCTCATGGATGAGCCCTTATCCAACCTGGATGCAAAGCTGAGAGTGCAGATGAGAACGGTGATCAAGAAGCTGCAAAGGCGTCTTGGGATCACCACCATTTACGTTACCCATGATCAGGAGGAGGCTCTGGCCATATCCGACCGGATCGCAGTTATGAAAGAAGGCAATATCATGCAGGTGGGATCACCGGAAGAGATTTATAAGAAACCGGGAAACACCTTTGTAGCCGGTTTCATCGGGGTATCAAACTTCATTGATTGCGAAGTGGATGGAAGCAACCCTGACAAAGCCGTTTTAAACATCAAAGAGGAATGCAGTTTATCCTGCAGGCTGAAATCCGCCTATAAAGGGAAAGGGATCATTTCCGCAAGGCCGGAACAGCTGTTTTTTGATGATAAGGAAGGACTGCCGGGCCGGATCGTCATTTCCACGTTCCTGGGTGATTTTATTGAGTATGAGATTCAGTTAAACAACGGTCAGACCATACAATTAAACGAATATACAAAGGATGCCGGCAACTTACGGCCGGACGGTCAGGAGGTTCGGGTGAACTTTGATATCCGTGCGGTGGGGGTATACGATGCCCAGACCCAGGAGGTGATATCATGGTAA
- a CDS encoding ABC transporter substrate-binding protein, producing MKKRLLTASLAALAALSLSACSGGTKQAETTAAPQPSAETTAASAETKAEESKSGGEAAAKAPEDYKGTVVVYSPHDADPLNAGVNLFMEKYPNVKVEVVAAGTGELCNRIAAESANPIADVLWGGGADSLAAFKDYFAPYVCANDEFIGDAYKDADDMWIGESPLPMVIFYNKDLIQKEGLAIPETWEDLTKPEWKGKIAYCLPSKSGSAYTQLCTMILGHGGKEAGWDFIKKLYDNLDGKIVDSSGKCHKMVADGEFYVGLTLEKSAVQYKDDPSVGFVYPKDGTSAVPDGVALVKGAPNEENAKLFIDFVTSKECQTEQSKNWGRRPVRSDMEVGEGMAKLQDIVLVDYDFDWAANEKEAIIEKFNDIMVN from the coding sequence ATGAAAAAAAGATTATTAACAGCTTCACTGGCAGCACTGGCAGCATTAAGCCTATCCGCATGCAGCGGCGGCACAAAGCAGGCGGAAACCACGGCAGCTCCCCAGCCTTCTGCGGAGACAACGGCGGCTTCTGCAGAAACTAAGGCAGAGGAGTCCAAGTCCGGAGGGGAGGCAGCAGCAAAGGCTCCGGAGGATTACAAAGGAACCGTTGTTGTATATTCTCCCCACGATGCGGACCCGCTTAATGCTGGTGTGAACTTATTCATGGAGAAATATCCCAATGTAAAGGTGGAGGTGGTAGCTGCCGGGACAGGTGAACTGTGCAACCGTATTGCAGCCGAATCCGCAAACCCCATTGCTGACGTGTTATGGGGCGGCGGTGCTGATTCCCTGGCAGCATTTAAGGATTACTTTGCACCCTATGTATGCGCCAACGATGAGTTCATCGGTGATGCCTATAAGGATGCCGATGACATGTGGATCGGTGAAAGCCCGCTGCCCATGGTCATTTTTTACAATAAGGATTTGATCCAGAAGGAAGGCCTGGCCATTCCTGAGACCTGGGAGGATTTAACAAAGCCTGAATGGAAAGGCAAGATCGCATACTGCCTGCCCTCCAAGTCCGGCTCCGCGTACACGCAGCTGTGCACGATGATTCTGGGCCATGGCGGCAAAGAGGCCGGCTGGGATTTCATTAAGAAATTATATGACAATCTGGATGGGAAGATCGTGGATTCTTCCGGTAAGTGCCACAAGATGGTTGCAGACGGTGAGTTCTACGTAGGCCTGACTCTGGAGAAATCTGCAGTCCAGTACAAGGATGATCCATCGGTTGGATTCGTATATCCCAAAGACGGGACCAGCGCAGTGCCGGATGGGGTAGCTTTAGTAAAGGGCGCTCCCAACGAGGAAAATGCAAAGCTGTTTATTGATTTCGTCACATCTAAGGAATGCCAGACCGAGCAGAGTAAGAACTGGGGACGCCGTCCGGTAAGAAGCGACATGGAAGTAGGCGAGGGAATGGCGAAGCTGCAGGATATCGTGCTGGTGGATTATGACTTTGACTGGGCGGCAAATGAAAAAGAAGCCATTATTGAAAAGTTCAATGATATTATGGTCAATTAA
- a CDS encoding ABC transporter ATP-binding protein, with protein MRRWKEVLMLTDKGYSDLKKAVAACTITNLALMLPFMVTIQVFAQLLMPLMAQEISWGRMWFLFGCGVAAAVLVFLASKNDYKKTYVTSYLEAENSRIRVAERIRRLPMSFFNSKDLSELTTNIMADCSTTEHVLSHIIPQLGANAISITIICIMMANFDWRMALSIFITVPAALLVILGSKKIQAHLSEKQVEAKLKASDQVQEYLEGIKVIKACGLYGSKFSALDNALRQMKKMAIQMEFGTGIFVTGAQMILQAGVGLTVFTGTYLLTGGSIQLIPMLMFFVIVVRIYGPVLVEFTLLPELFYHRVATRRMRTLMTVPVMEGESADSLTHWNIDFENVSFGYHMESPGEDMVIKNLTVSIPSDSITALVGPSGCGKSTISKLIARFWDVNQGCVKIGGIDVKTLDPEYLMSYMSFVFQDVVLFNDTVYNNIRIGNMEATEKEVLEAAKAACCDGFISSMPHGYQTMLGENGSTLSGGERQRISIARALLKNAPIVLLDEATASLDPENEALIQQAISRLIQGKTVIVIAHRLRTVSSADKIIVLNEGRIVEEGKHEELMNNKGLYERLYRIQQESMGWSV; from the coding sequence ATGCGTAGATGGAAGGAAGTATTGATGCTTACCGACAAAGGTTATTCAGACTTAAAAAAGGCAGTGGCAGCCTGTACCATCACCAATCTGGCACTTATGCTGCCTTTTATGGTGACCATCCAGGTGTTTGCCCAGCTTCTTATGCCGCTGATGGCACAGGAGATATCCTGGGGCAGGATGTGGTTTTTGTTCGGCTGCGGTGTTGCTGCGGCAGTGCTGGTATTCTTAGCCAGCAAAAATGATTATAAAAAAACATATGTCACTTCTTATCTGGAAGCGGAGAATTCAAGGATCCGTGTTGCCGAACGGATCAGGAGACTGCCCATGAGCTTTTTTAATTCAAAGGATCTTTCTGAGCTGACCACTAATATTATGGCAGACTGTTCCACAACGGAACATGTTTTAAGCCACATCATCCCTCAGCTGGGCGCCAATGCCATCTCCATAACCATTATCTGCATTATGATGGCTAATTTTGACTGGAGAATGGCTCTCTCCATTTTCATCACTGTGCCTGCAGCGCTGCTCGTTATCCTAGGAAGTAAAAAGATCCAGGCCCATTTAAGCGAAAAGCAGGTGGAGGCAAAGCTGAAAGCGTCTGATCAGGTACAGGAGTACCTGGAAGGGATCAAGGTCATTAAGGCCTGCGGGCTTTATGGTTCCAAGTTTTCGGCTCTGGATAATGCCCTTCGACAGATGAAGAAAATGGCGATTCAAATGGAATTTGGTACCGGCATTTTTGTTACAGGAGCCCAGATGATCTTACAGGCGGGAGTTGGGCTTACTGTTTTCACAGGAACTTATCTGCTGACAGGAGGCAGTATACAACTGATCCCCATGCTGATGTTTTTTGTCATTGTTGTCAGAATATACGGTCCGGTTCTTGTGGAATTCACCCTTTTGCCGGAACTGTTTTACCACAGGGTGGCCACGAGGCGGATGCGGACCCTTATGACCGTACCGGTTATGGAAGGAGAATCAGCGGACTCTCTGACACACTGGAATATTGATTTTGAAAATGTTTCTTTCGGTTATCATATGGAAAGCCCAGGGGAGGATATGGTTATCAAAAACCTTACGGTATCCATTCCTTCCGATTCCATCACAGCGCTGGTAGGGCCTTCGGGCTGCGGGAAAAGCACCATCTCAAAACTCATTGCCCGGTTTTGGGATGTGAACCAGGGCTGTGTGAAAATTGGAGGAATTGATGTTAAAACCCTTGATCCGGAGTACCTGATGAGCTATATGTCCTTTGTGTTTCAGGATGTGGTGCTGTTTAACGATACGGTCTACAATAATATCCGCATCGGAAACATGGAAGCTACGGAGAAAGAAGTTCTGGAAGCGGCAAAGGCTGCCTGCTGTGATGGGTTTATAAGCTCCATGCCCCATGGGTATCAGACAATGCTTGGGGAAAATGGAAGCACCCTTTCCGGAGGGGAACGGCAGCGCATCTCCATTGCCCGGGCGCTTTTAAAAAATGCACCGATTGTGCTGTTGGACGAAGCCACCGCCTCCCTTGACCCTGAAAACGAAGCCCTTATTCAACAGGCAATTTCCAGGCTGATCCAGGGAAAAACCGTAATTGTCATCGCTCACCGCTTAAGAACTGTATCAAGTGCAGATAAAATCATTGTGCTCAATGAAGGCAGGATAGTTGAAGAGGGCAAACATGAAGAACTGATGAATAACAAGGGTCTTTATGAACGTCTATACCGGATCCAGCAGGAAAGCATGGGCTGGAGCGTATAA
- a CDS encoding ABC transporter ATP-binding protein, whose product MNQKKSSAAKPKTGMARLMELAATKKPLMVSSIILSGLASVASFIPYIAIYFVVKEVMGVFPEFENLKLQRTIGYGWLAFGGIMLNVLLYFAALVCSHLAAFGTLYELKINFASHLAGLPLGFHMLVGSGKLRKIMDENIEKIEGFIAHQLPDLVASFVAPVVMLVILLAVDWRFGLAAAAGIVIALGIQIKAYGNDGAKAMMEKYQSALEDMNNASVEYVRGITVVKAFKQTVYSFRRMHSAIKEYTRMVIPYTLSWENYMSLFHTVINNIYLFLIPVGILIGINTSDYSGYAATFIFYLIFVPSIASVLMKIMYVSTGGMQILGGVERMDEILQAPQLSLPQNPKEISSHEIVFENVAFSYFGQDAQALSHISFRAEENQITAIVGPSGGGKSTIAHLIPRFFDVTEGRIRIGGVDVRQMRSEYLMEKVSFVFQDVFLFKQSIMDNIRLGNQSATDEQVIAAAKAAQCHEFIEKLPEKYHTVIGTKGVHLSGGEQQRIAIARAIVKDSPIVLLDEATAFSDPENEHLIQQAFQRLMHGKTVIMIAHRLSTIRSAGKIVVVDKGRIIEQGRHEELLAKQGKYFDMWNVYTKAIDWKMDRKGMKEHA is encoded by the coding sequence ATGAATCAAAAAAAATCTTCGGCAGCTAAGCCCAAAACCGGTATGGCCAGGTTGATGGAGCTTGCGGCTACCAAAAAACCTTTGATGGTTTCTTCCATAATCTTATCGGGGCTGGCCTCTGTTGCCTCGTTTATCCCGTATATTGCCATATACTTTGTGGTGAAGGAAGTCATGGGTGTGTTTCCTGAATTTGAGAATTTAAAACTGCAAAGGACCATTGGATATGGCTGGCTGGCTTTTGGGGGGATTATGCTCAATGTATTGCTGTATTTTGCGGCTTTGGTATGCTCTCATCTGGCTGCGTTTGGCACGCTGTATGAACTGAAGATAAACTTTGCTTCTCATCTTGCAGGGCTGCCTCTGGGGTTTCATATGCTGGTGGGAAGCGGTAAGCTGAGAAAGATTATGGATGAGAATATTGAGAAGATCGAAGGCTTCATCGCCCATCAGCTGCCGGATCTAGTGGCCTCCTTTGTAGCTCCGGTGGTCATGCTGGTCATTCTTCTTGCAGTGGATTGGCGCTTTGGGCTTGCTGCTGCAGCCGGAATTGTCATCGCCCTTGGGATCCAGATAAAAGCCTATGGCAATGACGGGGCGAAAGCTATGATGGAAAAGTACCAGAGCGCCCTGGAGGATATGAACAATGCTTCCGTGGAATACGTCCGTGGAATCACCGTTGTTAAGGCTTTTAAGCAAACCGTCTATTCCTTCCGCCGGATGCACAGTGCCATTAAAGAATACACCCGGATGGTCATTCCTTATACGTTAAGCTGGGAAAACTATATGTCATTGTTTCACACGGTCATTAATAACATTTACCTGTTCCTGATTCCCGTGGGAATCCTGATCGGGATAAATACATCAGATTATTCCGGCTATGCTGCCACGTTCATCTTTTATCTTATTTTTGTTCCCTCTATTGCTTCCGTTTTGATGAAGATCATGTATGTTTCCACCGGAGGCATGCAGATCTTGGGAGGAGTGGAGCGCATGGATGAGATTCTGCAGGCTCCGCAGCTTTCTCTGCCTCAAAATCCTAAGGAAATTTCCAGCCATGAGATCGTTTTTGAAAATGTGGCCTTTTCCTACTTTGGCCAGGACGCTCAGGCACTTTCTCATATCTCCTTCCGGGCGGAGGAAAACCAGATTACTGCCATCGTTGGCCCTTCAGGAGGTGGAAAGAGTACAATAGCCCATCTCATCCCCCGGTTTTTTGATGTGACAGAGGGAAGGATCCGGATCGGAGGCGTTGATGTGCGTCAAATGAGAAGCGAATACCTGATGGAAAAGGTCAGCTTTGTATTCCAGGATGTGTTCCTTTTTAAGCAAAGCATTATGGACAATATCCGTCTTGGAAACCAGAGTGCCACTGACGAGCAGGTGATCGCAGCCGCCAAGGCAGCCCAGTGCCATGAGTTTATTGAAAAACTTCCGGAAAAATACCATACGGTCATTGGCACAAAAGGCGTTCATCTCTCAGGAGGAGAACAGCAGCGCATTGCAATCGCCAGAGCCATTGTAAAAGATTCACCCATTGTGCTTTTGGATGAAGCGACCGCATTTTCAGACCCTGAGAACGAGCATTTGATCCAGCAGGCATTTCAAAGGCTGATGCATGGGAAAACCGTGATTATGATTGCCCACCGTTTATCAACCATCCGCAGCGCAGGCAAGATCGTCGTGGTTGACAAGGGCCGGATAATAGAACAGGGCCGCCATGAGGAATTACTGGCAAAGCAAGGGAAATACTTTGATATGTGGAATGTGTATACCAAAGCGATTGACTGGAAGATGGACAGAAAGGGGATGAAAGAACATGCGTAG
- a CDS encoding TetR/AcrR family transcriptional regulator, with translation MSTQVNETRLAILEAGRKEFMEYGYEGASLRRIAREASVTTGAIYGYFPSKEALFDALTGDAADGLLERYRQVHEEFACLPPIEQAAALETITDDTIPWMIHYIYDRFDLFKLLFCKGISGSCDSYFAQLAQIEEKSSWDFIEAMRELGHEVMDIDSTLVHILSRSFFQQILEFVAHDVSREKALSYSLVLGRFQHAGWKKIMGL, from the coding sequence ATGAGCACTCAGGTAAATGAAACGCGTCTGGCCATTTTAGAGGCGGGCAGGAAGGAGTTTATGGAATATGGATATGAAGGGGCTTCCCTAAGAAGGATTGCCAGGGAGGCTTCTGTGACAACAGGGGCCATTTACGGGTATTTTCCCAGCAAAGAAGCGTTGTTTGATGCCCTGACAGGAGATGCGGCCGATGGACTTTTGGAAAGGTACCGACAGGTTCATGAAGAATTTGCATGCCTTCCTCCCATTGAGCAGGCCGCAGCCCTGGAAACGATTACCGATGATACGATTCCGTGGATGATTCATTACATTTATGACCGGTTTGACCTATTTAAGCTGTTATTTTGCAAGGGTATTTCGGGAAGCTGTGACAGCTATTTCGCACAGCTGGCTCAGATTGAAGAGAAGTCAAGCTGGGATTTTATCGAAGCCATGAGGGAACTGGGGCATGAGGTTATGGATATAGACAGCACCCTGGTCCACATTTTGTCCCGTTCCTTTTTTCAGCAGATTTTAGAGTTTGTGGCTCATGATGTCTCAAGGGAAAAAGCTCTTTCTTATTCTCTTGTGCTTGGGAGGTTCCAGCATGCCGGCTGGAAGAAGATCATGGGGCTTTAA
- a CDS encoding cysteine ABC transporter substrate-binding protein: MKKKILGVLLGVTLAAGLLAGCSQAKDNPGTTGGASAKARTLSEIKEDGTIKIGVFSDKNPFGYVDSNGKIQGYDVYFAKRLAKDLLGSEDKAEFVYVEAASRVEYLKSAKVDVILANFTVTDERKEQVDFALPYMKVALGVVSPDAALISDVTQLKDKTLIVVKGTTAETYFSENHQEVKLLKFDEYQEAYDALLDGRGDAFSTDNTEVLAWALQNKGFTVGIESIGNLDTIAPAVQKGNKELLDWINSEIETLGKEQFFHKDFEETLKPVYGDEIDPENLVVEGGQV; this comes from the coding sequence ATGAAGAAGAAAATACTGGGCGTATTATTAGGCGTAACCCTGGCAGCAGGGCTTTTGGCAGGCTGCAGCCAGGCAAAGGATAATCCCGGAACCACAGGCGGGGCTTCTGCAAAGGCAAGAACCTTGTCTGAGATCAAGGAAGATGGGACCATCAAAATCGGCGTGTTCAGCGATAAGAATCCATTTGGATATGTGGATTCCAACGGAAAAATCCAGGGCTATGATGTGTATTTTGCAAAACGCCTGGCAAAGGACTTACTGGGAAGTGAGGATAAAGCTGAATTCGTATACGTGGAGGCGGCCAGCCGGGTGGAATATTTAAAATCCGCCAAGGTGGATGTGATCCTTGCTAATTTCACCGTGACAGATGAGAGAAAGGAACAGGTGGATTTTGCACTTCCTTATATGAAGGTGGCTCTTGGCGTGGTTTCTCCTGATGCTGCTTTGATTTCCGATGTGACTCAGTTAAAGGATAAGACCCTGATTGTGGTAAAGGGAACCACTGCTGAGACCTATTTTTCCGAAAATCATCAAGAAGTAAAGCTATTAAAGTTTGATGAGTATCAGGAAGCTTACGATGCTCTTCTGGACGGAAGAGGGGATGCCTTCTCCACCGATAATACAGAAGTACTTGCATGGGCTCTCCAAAACAAGGGATTTACGGTAGGAATCGAATCCATCGGGAACTTAGATACCATTGCTCCGGCGGTTCAGAAAGGAAACAAGGAGCTTTTGGACTGGATCAACAGCGAGATCGAAACTCTTGGCAAGGAACAATTTTTCCATAAGGATTTTGAGGAAACCTTAAAGCCTGTGTATGGAGATGAAATTGACCCGGAAAATCTGGTGGTGGAAGGCGGCCAGGTTTAG
- a CDS encoding amino acid ABC transporter ATP-binding protein codes for MNQEKILKTENLRKSYESGQPVLKDISFTLERGEVVVVVGPSGCGKSTFLRCLNMLEPIDSGTIQFKDRLVDRSKRDVYEIRQKIGMVFQSYDLFPHKTILGNILLAPLKVQKRDKREVTEEAQQLLSRVGLLEKRDSFPRQLSGGQKQRVAIVRALIMHPEILLLDEITAALDPEMVREVLQVVLELAKDGMTMVIVTHEMEFAKAVADRILFMDQGVIVEESRPEEFFTSPRTDRAKQFLNTFHYEAL; via the coding sequence ATGAATCAGGAAAAGATTTTAAAAACAGAAAATCTTAGGAAGTCCTATGAAAGTGGGCAGCCGGTTTTAAAGGATATTTCCTTTACCTTGGAAAGAGGAGAGGTCGTAGTGGTGGTAGGGCCTTCCGGCTGCGGAAAAAGTACCTTCTTACGATGTCTCAACATGCTGGAGCCCATCGATTCCGGCACCATTCAGTTTAAGGACCGGTTGGTTGACAGAAGCAAACGGGATGTTTATGAAATAAGACAGAAAATCGGCATGGTATTTCAAAGCTATGATCTGTTCCCTCACAAGACCATTCTGGGGAATATTCTTCTGGCTCCTTTAAAGGTACAGAAGAGGGATAAGAGAGAAGTGACAGAGGAAGCGCAGCAGCTTCTGTCCAGGGTAGGGCTACTGGAGAAAAGGGATTCCTTTCCCAGGCAGCTGTCCGGAGGGCAGAAGCAAAGAGTGGCCATTGTAAGGGCACTTATTATGCATCCGGAAATTCTGCTCTTAGATGAGATCACGGCAGCCCTGGATCCGGAGATGGTACGGGAGGTTTTACAAGTGGTGCTGGAGCTGGCAAAGGACGGTATGACAATGGTCATCGTCACACATGAAATGGAATTTGCCAAAGCAGTGGCTGACCGCATCCTGTTTATGGATCAGGGAGTGATCGTGGAAGAAAGCCGTCCGGAAGAGTTTTTTACCTCTCCCCGTACGGACCGGGCAAAGCAGTTTTTAAATACGTTTCATTATGAAGCGTTATAA
- a CDS encoding amino acid ABC transporter permease yields MQNLGIRILFEGNNFFRLFGGLWVSLRIAVMSMVLSVGLGILLGMLMTSKKMPVKFFTRIYLETVRIMPQLVLLFLVYFGAAKHLNVNFSGQMAAVIVFTFWGTAEMGDLVRSALESIPVHQYQSGFGLGMTVLQVYRYIVIPQTIRRLLPSVMNLLTRMIKTTSLVVLIGVIEVVKVGKQVIDASRYTVPDAALWVYGVIFLLYFAICYPFSRAAALLDKKLKD; encoded by the coding sequence ATGCAGAATTTGGGAATTAGGATACTGTTTGAGGGAAATAATTTTTTCCGGCTGTTTGGCGGACTCTGGGTGTCTCTCCGGATCGCGGTCATGTCTATGGTTTTATCCGTGGGACTTGGAATCCTACTTGGTATGCTCATGACCAGCAAAAAAATGCCGGTTAAGTTTTTTACAAGGATTTATCTGGAGACAGTCCGGATCATGCCTCAGCTGGTTCTTTTGTTTCTCGTTTATTTTGGAGCTGCAAAGCATTTGAACGTGAATTTCTCCGGGCAAATGGCTGCGGTCATTGTATTTACCTTTTGGGGGACGGCGGAAATGGGCGATCTGGTACGAAGTGCTCTGGAATCCATACCGGTCCATCAGTATCAAAGCGGATTTGGCCTGGGGATGACAGTGCTTCAGGTATACCGGTATATTGTGATCCCCCAGACCATAAGAAGGCTGCTTCCGTCGGTCATGAACCTTTTAACGAGAATGATCAAAACCACGTCTCTGGTGGTGCTGATCGGCGTGATCGAGGTCGTCAAGGTAGGAAAGCAGGTCATTGACGCATCCAGGTACACAGTTCCTGATGCGGCCCTCTGGGTATACGGGGTGATCTTCCTTCTGTACTTTGCCATCTGTTACCCGTTTTCCAGGGCCGCTGCCCTGTTAGATAAAAAATTAAAGGATTGA